The Arthrobacter russicus genome has a segment encoding these proteins:
- a CDS encoding DUF1540 domain-containing protein encodes MSTPVANVSDCSVHNCSFNHDGCTAYAITVSGSPEHASCATFIDTSATGGLPKVLATVGACQRSECSHNANLMCEAHDVRIGPGAEMADCLTYEAR; translated from the coding sequence ATGTCGACGCCAGTTGCCAATGTTTCCGATTGTTCCGTGCACAATTGTTCGTTCAACCACGATGGCTGCACGGCTTACGCGATCACCGTCTCCGGCTCTCCGGAGCACGCTTCCTGCGCCACCTTCATCGACACTTCGGCGACCGGCGGGCTGCCCAAAGTGCTGGCCACGGTGGGTGCCTGCCAGCGCAGCGAGTGTTCGCACAATGCCAACCTGATGTGCGAGGCGCACGACGTCCGGATCGGACCCGGCGCGGAAATGGCGGATTGCCTGACCTACGAAGCCCGCTGA
- a CDS encoding bifunctional phosphatase PAP2/diacylglycerol kinase family protein, producing the protein MRKALRPFAKLDRRIVRRISRLPNGPLDTAMRELSAAATKGKLWFGIAGVTALFPGTPRRAALSGLLALGLASGTTNLVFKTLLPRRRPGAELLPGFRFVKPQPVSSSLPSGHSASAMAFATGVATTSPALGLALAPLALGVAYSRVHTGAHWPSDVVLGSAIGVASGLLVRNWFPPATPTPQTRVTEVPAVPLAAGAGLRLLANRASGSYSPAAMAGLRQNLPELALTEYDGSAPLSESIDAALRRPGAEALGVWGGDGTVGAVAQRALQEALPLAVFPGGTFNHFARDVHAADPAAVQEALARGSAIRTDVAEVLIERSDGTSSRIMLNTASVGIYPELVQRRDLLQKSLGKPLAGIVAGLRTFAVVRPTTLIVDGQRKKIWLVYLGRGRYYPRGFAPLERPVLDDGVLDLRTISAHSAFSRFRLLAAILTGRTEVSKAIGLQTPTSVRLQAADLPFDLAIDGEVVAGVVSAVFTVRPGALTVYSAAGNTRR; encoded by the coding sequence ATGCGCAAAGCTCTCCGTCCGTTCGCCAAGCTGGACCGGCGCATTGTCCGGCGGATCAGCCGGCTGCCCAACGGGCCGCTGGACACCGCGATGCGCGAGCTGTCCGCAGCCGCCACGAAGGGCAAACTCTGGTTCGGCATCGCCGGGGTCACGGCACTCTTTCCGGGCACCCCGAGGCGGGCTGCGCTGAGCGGATTGCTGGCCCTCGGGTTGGCGTCGGGGACCACGAATCTGGTGTTCAAGACGTTGTTGCCGCGGCGTCGGCCGGGCGCCGAGCTGCTGCCCGGATTTCGCTTCGTCAAGCCGCAACCGGTGAGTTCATCGCTTCCGTCCGGGCATTCGGCCTCGGCGATGGCCTTTGCCACCGGAGTCGCGACCACCAGTCCGGCGTTGGGTTTGGCCTTGGCGCCGCTGGCGCTCGGCGTGGCATACTCCAGGGTGCACACCGGGGCGCATTGGCCCTCGGATGTGGTGCTCGGCTCTGCGATCGGGGTGGCCTCGGGGTTGCTGGTGCGCAATTGGTTCCCGCCCGCGACGCCGACTCCGCAAACCCGGGTGACCGAAGTGCCGGCGGTGCCGCTGGCCGCAGGGGCCGGACTGCGATTGCTGGCGAACCGCGCCAGCGGGTCTTATTCGCCGGCCGCCATGGCCGGGTTGCGGCAGAATCTGCCGGAGCTGGCGCTGACCGAATACGATGGCTCGGCGCCATTGTCCGAATCCATCGACGCCGCATTGCGCAGGCCAGGGGCCGAAGCACTGGGGGTTTGGGGTGGCGACGGCACGGTCGGCGCGGTGGCGCAGCGGGCACTCCAGGAAGCGTTGCCGCTGGCGGTCTTCCCGGGTGGCACCTTCAACCATTTCGCCCGGGATGTGCACGCGGCGGATCCAGCCGCGGTCCAGGAGGCGCTCGCGCGGGGCTCGGCGATCCGCACGGACGTCGCCGAAGTGCTGATCGAGCGTTCGGACGGCACATCGAGCCGGATCATGCTCAATACCGCCAGCGTCGGAATTTACCCGGAACTGGTGCAGCGCCGGGATCTGCTGCAGAAAAGCCTGGGCAAACCGCTGGCCGGCATCGTCGCCGGGCTGCGGACTTTTGCCGTGGTCCGGCCCACCACGTTGATCGTCGACGGGCAGCGCAAAAAGATCTGGCTGGTCTACCTGGGCCGCGGGCGCTACTACCCGCGGGGCTTTGCGCCGTTGGAACGCCCGGTGCTCGATGACGGAGTGCTCGATCTTCGCACCATCTCGGCCCACTCGGCGTTCTCCAGGTTCCGGCTGTTGGCTGCGATCCTCACCGGCCGCACCGAGGTCTCGAAGGCCATCGGGCTGCAGACGCCGACGTCGGTCCGGCTGCAGGCGGCAGATCTGCCGTTCGATCTGGCCATCGACGGCGAAGTCGTCGCCGGCGTGGTCTCCGCGGTCTTCACGGTGCGCCCCGGGGCGCTCACGGTGTATTCCGCGGCCGGAAATACGCGCAGATAA
- a CDS encoding MFS transporter, translated as MLIFAVNGLAFASWAARIPTVTRVLELSSGEMGAVLLSLAAGSVIALPMAGNVVSRIGTANTVRVAAVIAAIGVLFVALALSLASVPLTVVGLFLFGAGIGLWDVAQNVEGAAVEQKLKRTVMSQFHAAFSGGAFLGALAGAGLSALDVPLPPHLIVISILVLAVLFLATRNFLPEAEHRTERDGSAGKTTSRSAWGELRTLLVGLVVLGAALTEGAANDWIAKATVDGLGAPEWAGALMFAVFIASMTMCRFLGGRLIDRWGRVPTLYASLLAALAGLVIFVFGTNVWISGVGAVLWGAGAALGFPTGMSAAADDPLRAAKRVSVVSTIGYIAFLAGPPIIGFLGDHFTLRPALLAIGAVMVLSILVVPAARPLKPVELQKAAG; from the coding sequence ATGTTGATCTTCGCGGTGAACGGTTTGGCTTTCGCCTCTTGGGCGGCCCGGATCCCCACGGTGACCCGGGTACTCGAACTCAGCAGTGGTGAAATGGGTGCGGTATTGCTCAGTCTGGCAGCCGGTTCGGTGATCGCATTGCCGATGGCCGGCAACGTCGTCTCGAGAATCGGCACGGCCAATACCGTGCGGGTGGCTGCGGTGATCGCCGCCATCGGGGTTTTGTTCGTTGCGCTCGCGTTGAGCCTGGCTTCGGTGCCGCTGACCGTGGTCGGACTGTTCCTGTTCGGCGCCGGCATCGGGCTGTGGGACGTCGCGCAGAATGTCGAGGGCGCCGCGGTGGAGCAGAAGCTCAAACGGACCGTGATGTCGCAATTCCACGCCGCGTTTTCCGGCGGCGCCTTCCTGGGTGCTCTGGCCGGCGCCGGTTTGTCCGCCTTGGATGTGCCATTGCCGCCGCACTTGATCGTCATTTCGATCCTGGTGCTGGCCGTGCTGTTCCTGGCAACCCGGAACTTCCTGCCCGAGGCCGAACACCGTACGGAGCGCGACGGATCTGCCGGCAAGACGACGTCGCGCAGTGCTTGGGGTGAGTTGCGCACATTGCTGGTGGGCCTGGTGGTGCTCGGGGCAGCGCTGACCGAGGGTGCGGCGAACGATTGGATCGCGAAGGCCACCGTGGACGGCCTGGGCGCGCCGGAATGGGCCGGTGCCCTGATGTTCGCGGTGTTCATCGCCTCGATGACCATGTGCCGCTTCCTCGGTGGCCGGTTGATCGACCGCTGGGGCCGGGTGCCGACTCTGTATGCCAGCCTGCTGGCCGCCCTGGCCGGCTTGGTGATCTTCGTCTTCGGCACGAACGTCTGGATCAGCGGCGTCGGCGCGGTGCTCTGGGGTGCCGGCGCAGCGTTGGGCTTCCCCACCGGGATGTCCGCGGCAGCAGATGATCCGCTCCGGGCCGCCAAGCGGGTTTCGGTGGTGTCCACGATCGGATACATCGCGTTCCTGGCCGGCCCGCCGATCATCGGCTTCCTCGGCGATCACTTCACGCTGCGCCCGGCCCTGCTGGCCATCGGGGCAGTGATGGTGCTCTCGATCCTGGTGGTTCCGGCAGCCCGTCCGTTGAAGCCGGTCGAGCTGCAAAAAGCCGCAGGCTGA
- a CDS encoding DeoR/GlpR family DNA-binding transcription regulator has translation MTADERHRLMTEMLQHQERIEVDEFAARCATSAATIRRDLDLLEQRGVLRRVHGAAVSLVLGGYEPGYAQRVLENRWSKAALAQKVDGLVQDREFVFLDSGSTATQIASVLQQRLLTVFPASLHAVNELIGGRSRIIVPGGDLSEGELAFQGPMAERNIAALRFDTAIITPCAFDLSTGIMAYDLADAAIKRAAIASAKRVIVVCDQSKWERHAPAVVAGPDQVDQVVTDHEFSQPEIAAARAAQVEVTSL, from the coding sequence ATGACTGCTGACGAGCGGCACCGGTTGATGACCGAAATGCTGCAACACCAAGAGCGCATCGAAGTGGACGAATTCGCGGCGCGCTGCGCGACTTCGGCCGCCACCATCCGGCGTGACCTGGACCTGTTGGAACAGCGCGGGGTGCTGCGCCGGGTCCATGGTGCTGCGGTCTCCTTGGTGCTGGGCGGCTACGAACCGGGATATGCCCAGCGGGTACTGGAGAATCGCTGGTCCAAGGCCGCGTTGGCGCAGAAAGTCGATGGACTGGTCCAGGATCGCGAGTTCGTGTTCTTGGACAGCGGAAGCACTGCGACCCAGATCGCCTCGGTGCTCCAGCAGCGCCTGCTGACCGTCTTCCCGGCCAGTCTGCATGCCGTCAATGAACTCATCGGCGGCCGGAGCCGGATCATTGTGCCCGGCGGCGACCTGAGTGAAGGCGAATTGGCGTTCCAGGGGCCGATGGCGGAGCGCAATATTGCTGCCTTGCGTTTCGACACCGCGATCATCACGCCGTGCGCCTTCGATCTGAGCACCGGAATCATGGCCTACGACCTGGCTGATGCGGCGATCAAAAGAGCCGCGATCGCTTCTGCCAAGCGGGTGATCGTGGTCTGCGACCAGAGCAAATGGGAGCGGCATGCGCCGGCCGTGGTGGCCGGACCGGACCAGGTCGACCAGGTGGTCACCGACCACGAATTTTCCCAACCCGAAATCGCGGCGGCCCGCGCTGCCCAGGTGGAGGTGACGTCGCTGTGA